The Malus sylvestris chromosome 12, drMalSylv7.2, whole genome shotgun sequence genome contains a region encoding:
- the LOC126594369 gene encoding uncharacterized protein LOC126594369, with amino-acid sequence MRLFFQRTTSNSSPPLHRSLSPLFLLRQVLPPRKWMKNWRNDGRTTSSEAPGSPVTPGGNSVIRSDSVTSCGSSSNTYDGFVSGNVGNSNENWQMIRVGSFSIDYKIFDVPSGIRSTQLVPKSALDPTDKAHCYSLSSFIHFNKRKYRIDLRSKLVNMEDAATSSSSKNISKLPHESSNMSDCQRDNDIYSSLPTEFGKKRKHGLPEKSQSAPRNMKYVPVSKNSYWSKGSQEPFDICMSLTRSSAPKDSWHARKIENLNEEEDMVEFENPAHTELTSSIVLLRSGMVLLKHFVTLSEQVEIVKKCRELGLSPGGFYQPGYHDGAKLRLQMMCLGWDWDPQTRKYGDRRTVDGTRPPGIPKEFSLLVKRAIHEAHAHIKEELRVSRAEEILPSMTPDICIANFYTTTGRLGLHQDRDESTKSLHDGLPVVSISIGDSADFLYGDQRDIAKAENVVLESGDVLIFGGPSRHIFHSVTSILPDSAPRSLLEATSLRPGRLNLTFRQY; translated from the exons ATGCGGCTCTTCTTCCAGCGTACGACCTCTAATTCCTCACCGCCTCTTCATCGTTCACTATCGCCGCTGTTCCTTCTCCGCCAAGTTCTTCCGCCGCGGAAGTGGATGAAGAATTGGAGGAACGACGGTCGTACGACGAGCTCTGAAGCGCCGGGTTCTCCCGTCACTCCCGGTGGCAATTCCGTAATTCGATCTGATTCC GTGACCAGTTGTGGCTCTTCTTCAAATACTTACGATGGTTTTGTGAGTGGAAATGTCGGAAACTCAAACGAAAACTGGCAGATGATAAGGGTTGGAAGTTTTTCAATTGATTACAAGATTTTTGATGTCCCATCTGGTATTAGATCAACGCAACTTGTTCCCAAGTCTGCATTAGATCCTACTGATAAGGCACACTGCTACTCTCTCAGTTCGTTTATTCATTTCAATAAAAGGAAGTATCGAATCGATTTAAGATCAAAGCTAGTTAATATGGAAGATGCTGCTACAAGTTCAAGCTCTAAGAATATAAGTAAACTTCCACATGAAAGCTCAAATATGTCAGATTGTCAAAGAGATAACGATATATATTCATCTTTACCTACAGAATTTGGGAAAAAAAGAAAGCATGGCCTCCCAGAAAAATCTCAGTCCGCACCAAGAAATATGAAATATGTACCTGTTAGCAAGAACTCATATTGGTCTAAGGGTTCGCAGGAACCGTTTGATATATGCATGTCTCTGACCAGAAGTTCTGCACCTAAAGATTCTTGGCATGCAAGAAAGATAGAAAACCTGAATGAAGAGGAGGACATGGTGGAATTCGAAAATCCAGCACACACGGAACTCACAAGTTCAATAGTACTACTGAGGTCTGGGATGGTATTGTTGAAACATTTTGTCACCCTCAGTGAACAG GTTGAAATAGTGAAAAAATGCCGGGAGCTCGGTTTAAGTCCTGGAGGCTTTTATCAGCCAGGTTACCATGATGGAGCAAAACTTCGTCTACAGATGATGTGCCTTGGCTGGGACTGGGATCCTCAGACAAGAAAGTACGGAGATAGGCGAACAGTAGATGGTACTCGGCCTCCTGGTATTCCTAAGGAATTTAGTTTGCTGGTAAAAAGAGCGATTCATGAGGCACATGCCCACATTAAGGAGGAACTCAGAGTTAGCAGAGCTGAAGAAATACTCCCTTCAATGACTCCTGATATATGCATTGCCAACTTTTATACAACAACTGGCCGACTTGGTCTTCATCAG GATCGCGATGAAAGCACAAAGTCTCTCCATGACGGATTGCCTGTGGTCTCCATCTCTATAGGTGATTCAGCAGACTTCCTCTATGGAGATCAGAGAGATATTGCAAAGGCAGAGAATGTTGTTTTGGAATCAGGTGACGTGCTGATATTTGGAGGACCTTCGAGGCATATTTTTCATAGCGTGACATCCATCCTACCGGACTCAGCCCCAAGGAGTTTGTTGGAAGCAACCAGCCTTCGTCCTGGACGTCTCAATCTTACCTTCAGACAGTATTAA
- the LOC126592461 gene encoding G-type lectin S-receptor-like serine/threonine-protein kinase SD2-5 has product MQLYFFISLTICFTYGYSKTDAPLGYQFRLPVPFENSVGSSAFLIENNETKPSFKVGMSVEPVSAKYSCSLQVFLGDVKVWCSGHYSKFYTSKICVLELSRDGDLRLKGPKGRVGWRSGTSGQGVQKLQILRTGNLVLVDALGRIKWQSFNFPTDVMLWGQRLSVASRLTSFPSNSTSYYSLEIEPSRIALYLNSGKWNYSYWEFKPTENRNIAYIQLGPKGLELFSYNQKKIAQIHPSDENFQFQPMRFLALGNQTGNLRLYFYSPGMSKFDASFQALNATCDLPLACKPYGVCTLSGACSCIPLLPTENETGTGTSTTASDCGRGISSGGFCKKGKKTKVEMRELKGVTSVLRGGAKIVNVSKEECGNLCFEDCNCTAALYSSAKECFTYGMVVGVKQVENRGSGLLSYMVKVPKGGHGGHGKSNLKKWVLILVGVVDGLIILLVFGGLGYYLVRKRRRHSFA; this is encoded by the exons ATGCAGCTATACTTCTTCATCTCCCTCACCATTTGCTTCACTTACGGCTACTCGAAAACTGATGCTCCTCTCGGATACCAATTCAGGTTGCCAGTGCCTTTTGAGAACAGTGTGGGATCCAGCGCTTTTTTGATTGAGaacaatgaaaccaaaccaagTTTTAAAGTTGGAATGAGTGTGGAACCTGTGAGTGCGAAGTACTCATGCTCCTTGCAAGTCTTTCTTGGAGATGTCAAGGTGTGGTGTTCTGGCCATTACTCAAAGTTTTATACTTCAAAAATATGTGTTCTTGAGCTCTCCCGTGACGGAGATTTGAGATTGAAGGGCCCAAAAGGTAGAGTGGGATGGAGAAGTGGGACTTCTGGACAAGGTGTGCAG AAATTACAGATATTGAGGACAGGCAATCTAGTTCTAGTTGATGCATTAGGCAGAATAAAGTGGCAGAGTTTTAATTTTCCAACTGATGTAATGCTTTGGGGACAGAGACTAAGCGTGGCTTCTAGGTTGACTTCATTCCCAAGCAACTCCACTTCATACTATTCTCTCGAAATTGaacccagcaggattgctctctACTTGAATTCTGGTAAGTGGAACTATTCCTATTGGGAATTCAAGCCCACCGAGAACAGAAACATTGCTTATATTCAATTGGGTCCAAAGGGGTTAGAGTTATTCAGTTataatcaaaagaaaattgcaCAGATTCATCCATCTGATGAAAATTTTCAGTTTCAGCCTATGAGGTTTTTAGCATTGGGGAACCAAACAGGAAATTTGAGGCTCTATTTTTACTCACCTGGTATGTCGAAATTTGATGCTTCTTTTCAAGCGCTCAACGCCACATGTGATCTTCCATTGGCGTGTAAGCCCTACGGAGTTTGTACATTGTCCGGAGCTTGTTCATGCATTCCACTCTTGCCCACCGAAAATGAGACGGGTACTGGTACTAGTACTACTGCTTCTGACTGCGGACGAGGAATTTCATCAGGAGGGTTTTgcaaaaaagggaagaaaacgAAGGTGGAGATGCGTGAATTGAAGGGTGTTACTAGTGTTTTGAGAGGAGGTGCTAAGATTGTTAATGTGAGCAAAGAAGAATGTGGTAATTTGTGCTTCGAGGACTGTAATTGTACAGCAGCATTGTATTCTTCTGCAAAAGAGTGCTTTACATATGGAATGGTAGTTGGTGTTAAACAGGTTGAGAATAGGGGAAGTGGATTAttgagttatatggtgaaggttCCAAAGGGAGGTCATGGGGGTCATGGGAAGTCAAATTTGAAGAAATGGGTTTTGATCTTGGTAGGAGTGGTTGATGGGTTGATtattcttcttgtttttggagGGCTTGGATATTACTTGGTAAGGAAGAGAAGAAGACACTCATTTGCCTAA
- the LOC126592536 gene encoding transcription factor SCREAM2-like isoform X1 — protein MSSKERKKAALYQKLLQLRAATNSSDLNKTSIIVDASKYIKELKCKVDMLSQGVGTSQNSIARNPLPAQVTVQALEKGFQIHVLSEKKCPGLLVSILEAFEELGLDVLDARVSCSDTFQLEAVGEGADSIDAQAVEQAVLQAIQTWSTSSEQDY, from the exons ATGAGTTCTAAGGAACGAAAGAAAGCAGCTCTGTATCAGAAATTGCTGCAACTTCGTGCTGCCACCAATTCCAGTGAT CTGAACAAAACTTcaattattgttgatgcatcaaAATATATCAAGGAGTTGAAGTGCAAAGTGGACATGCTGAGCCAAGGCGTTGGAACTTCCCAGAATTCGATTGCCCGAAATCCATTACCCGCG CAGGTAACAGTTCAAGCCCTGGAAAAGGGTTTCCAAATTCATGTGTTGTCGGAAAAGAAATGCCCGGGTTTGCTGGTCTCCATTCTCGAAGCCTTTGAGGAACTGGGCCTCGATGTGCTGGATGCTAGGGTTTCTTGTTCAGACACTTTCCAACTAGAAGCTGTTGGAGAA GGGGCTGATAGCATAGATGCTCAGGCGGTGGAACAAGCAGTCTTGCAAGCTATTCAAACTTGGAGCACAAGCAGTGAGCAAGATTACTGA
- the LOC126592536 gene encoding uncharacterized protein LOC126592536 isoform X2, with product MSSKERKKAALYQKLLQLRAATNSSDLNKTSIIVDASKYIKELKCKVDMLSQGVGTSQNSIARNPLPAVTVQALEKGFQIHVLSEKKCPGLLVSILEAFEELGLDVLDARVSCSDTFQLEAVGEGADSIDAQAVEQAVLQAIQTWSTSSEQDY from the exons ATGAGTTCTAAGGAACGAAAGAAAGCAGCTCTGTATCAGAAATTGCTGCAACTTCGTGCTGCCACCAATTCCAGTGAT CTGAACAAAACTTcaattattgttgatgcatcaaAATATATCAAGGAGTTGAAGTGCAAAGTGGACATGCTGAGCCAAGGCGTTGGAACTTCCCAGAATTCGATTGCCCGAAATCCATTACCCGCG GTAACAGTTCAAGCCCTGGAAAAGGGTTTCCAAATTCATGTGTTGTCGGAAAAGAAATGCCCGGGTTTGCTGGTCTCCATTCTCGAAGCCTTTGAGGAACTGGGCCTCGATGTGCTGGATGCTAGGGTTTCTTGTTCAGACACTTTCCAACTAGAAGCTGTTGGAGAA GGGGCTGATAGCATAGATGCTCAGGCGGTGGAACAAGCAGTCTTGCAAGCTATTCAAACTTGGAGCACAAGCAGTGAGCAAGATTACTGA
- the LOC126594427 gene encoding uncharacterized protein LOC126594427 has protein sequence MGVFLLVLQDIILVPLVDIAISTIIKRVKEDLIRDIGIFILIQDSSFQLMDLILHLYSLWFLDLLRHSILAIPLHSKFLVNCVINLVTLLRFVIQNRWNDRAVKSVSNLQALHTVFSQSSSATTPHHQPQIWLTDSGATNHMTTDLSNLSLASSYPSNETVQTANGQGQSHKEDII, from the exons ATGGGGGTCTTCCTCCTGGTGCTTCAGGACATAATTCTGGTTCCTCTGGTGGATATCGCTATTTCTACAATAATAAAAAGGGTAAAGGAAGATCTAATCAGGGATATAGGTATCTTCATCCTAATCCAAGACAGCAGTTTCCAGCTCATGGATCTCATCCTACACCTGTATTCCCTGTGGTTCTTGGACCTTCTCCGTCACAGTATCTTGGCCATTCCTCTACACAGCAAGTTCCTTGTCAATTGTGTAATCAACTTGGTCACATTGCTCCGTTTTGTCATTCAAAACCGTTGGAATGACAGGGCTGTCAAATCTGTG TCTAATCTTCAGGCTCTGCATACAGTCTTTTCTCAGTCATCTTCAGCTACCACACCTCATCATCAACCACAAATTTGGCTCACTGACTCGGGGGCCACAAATCATATGACTACAGATCTCAGTAATTTGTCATTGGCCTCTTCTTATCCTTCTAATGAGACAGTGCAAACTGCTAATGGTCAAG GACAAAGCCACAAGGAGGATATTATATAA